One Serinicoccus chungangensis genomic window carries:
- a CDS encoding NUDIX hydrolase: MSAVPADGWPPPPWLSDLVAALPGLPGERFSRFLPPPDGGRRRSAVLVLFAPGVEDPGDPDATTVVITERAHTMRSHAGQPAFPGGGTEDGDADAVATALREAAEEVGLDASGVEVLGELPTLHIPVSGYDVTPVLAWWRRPEPTSLWARDVREVARVLQPQVRELTDPGRRFRVHHPSGFVGPAWDVEGLLVWGFTAGLLDRILDLAGIAPEWGGAPTRELEL; this comes from the coding sequence GTGAGCGCGGTGCCGGCCGACGGCTGGCCCCCACCGCCGTGGCTCAGCGACCTGGTGGCGGCGCTGCCCGGGCTGCCGGGCGAGCGGTTCAGCCGGTTCCTGCCCCCGCCGGACGGCGGCCGCCGACGATCGGCTGTGCTGGTCCTCTTCGCGCCGGGCGTCGAGGACCCGGGCGACCCCGACGCGACGACCGTGGTCATCACCGAGCGGGCGCACACGATGCGTTCGCACGCGGGTCAGCCCGCCTTCCCCGGCGGCGGGACCGAGGACGGGGACGCGGACGCCGTCGCGACCGCGCTCCGGGAGGCCGCCGAGGAGGTGGGCCTGGACGCCTCGGGCGTGGAGGTCCTGGGGGAGCTGCCGACCCTGCACATCCCTGTCTCGGGCTACGACGTCACCCCGGTGCTGGCGTGGTGGCGTCGGCCGGAGCCGACGTCGCTGTGGGCCAGGGACGTGCGCGAGGTGGCCCGGGTGCTGCAGCCGCAGGTCCGTGAGCTGACCGACCCGGGCCGGCGGTTCCGGGTCCACCACCCGAGCGGCTTCGTCGGGCCGGCCTGGGACGTCGAGGGGCTGCTGGTCTGGGGATTCACGGCAGGGCTCCTGGACCGCATCCTCGACCTCGCCGGCATCGCCCCGGAGTGGGGCGGCGCGCCGACCCGTGAGCTCGAGCTGTGA
- the nth gene encoding endonuclease III has translation MSRVLHEHYPDARCELDFADAYQLLVATVLSAQTTDVRVNGVTPTLFARYPDARALAAAERADVEAIIQPTGFFRAKTESLLKLGAALVERFGGQVPGRLSDLVTLPGVGRKTANVVLGNAFDVPGITVDTHLGRLARRFGWTDETDPVAVEHAVGALFPRREWTQLSHVLIFHGRRTCHARKPACGACPVARLCPSYGEGETDPAAAARLVRPGPRA, from the coding sequence ATGTCCCGCGTGCTGCACGAGCACTACCCCGACGCCCGCTGCGAGCTCGACTTCGCGGACGCCTACCAGCTCCTCGTGGCCACGGTCCTCTCGGCGCAGACCACCGACGTCCGGGTCAACGGGGTGACGCCGACGCTGTTCGCGCGCTACCCGGACGCCCGCGCCCTGGCCGCCGCCGAGCGGGCCGACGTCGAGGCCATCATCCAGCCCACGGGGTTCTTCCGGGCCAAGACCGAGTCCCTCCTGAAGCTGGGGGCCGCTCTCGTCGAGAGGTTCGGCGGCCAGGTGCCCGGTCGGCTCTCCGATCTGGTGACGCTGCCGGGCGTGGGTCGCAAGACCGCCAACGTCGTCCTCGGCAACGCCTTCGACGTGCCCGGCATCACCGTCGACACCCACCTCGGGCGGCTGGCGCGCCGCTTCGGGTGGACCGACGAGACCGATCCGGTGGCGGTCGAGCACGCCGTCGGCGCGCTGTTCCCCCGGCGGGAGTGGACCCAGCTCTCGCACGTCCTGATCTTCCACGGTCGGCGCACCTGCCACGCCCGCAAGCCCGCCTGCGGCGCCTGCCCGGTGGCCCGCCTGTGCCCGTCCTACGGCGAGGGCGAGACCGACCCGGCGGCCGCCGCCCGCCTGGTGCGCCCGGGTCCACGCGCGTGA
- a CDS encoding GatB/YqeY domain-containing protein has protein sequence MTEPTGLKATLQQDLTAAMRAKDKVRAGTLRMTLSAVTTEEVAGKQARELSDDEVLRVITKEAKKRREAAEAYTGASRPELAAQEEAELEVLEAYLPAQLSDAELDELARAAVAESGATDMRGMGQVMKVLQPRVAGRAEGGRVAASVKQALGA, from the coding sequence ATGACCGAGCCGACCGGCCTCAAGGCCACCCTGCAGCAGGACCTCACCGCCGCCATGCGCGCGAAGGACAAGGTGCGCGCCGGGACGCTCCGGATGACCCTGTCCGCCGTGACGACCGAGGAGGTCGCCGGCAAGCAGGCGCGTGAGCTGTCCGACGACGAGGTGCTGCGGGTCATCACCAAGGAGGCCAAGAAGCGCCGCGAGGCGGCCGAGGCCTACACCGGCGCCTCCCGCCCCGAGCTGGCGGCCCAGGAGGAGGCCGAGCTGGAGGTGCTGGAGGCCTACCTGCCGGCCCAGCTCAGCGACGCCGAGCTCGACGAGCTCGCGCGCGCCGCCGTCGCCGAGAGCGGTGCGACCGACATGCGCGGCATGGGCCAGGTCATGAAGGTGCTCCAGCCCCGGGTCGCCGGGCGCGCCGAGGGCGGCCGGGTGGCCGCCTCGGTGAAGCAGGCGCTGGGCGCCTGA
- a CDS encoding metallophosphoesterase, translating into MPTTTVGRPLAAALTAGTAIGAGAAAYATWVEPRWFALREATVPCLPPGTPELRVLHLSDLHLVPRQHRKRDWVRGLAALEPDLVVHTGDHLAAMDAVPAALDTYGALLDRPGAFVLGSNDYYPPTAKNPLRYVNDSHKKGADLTPRRLPTQELVDGLTGRGWVDLTHHRLRLDVAGVRLELVGTDDAHLGLDDYPRVSAPADPAADLTVGVTHAPYQRVLDPMAADGARLLIAGHTHGGQLRVPGYGALVTNCDLDTARARGLSRWWPGAGSTPSSAAPADAAWLHVSAGLGGNPYTPFRFCCRPEATLLTLTADPRRRI; encoded by the coding sequence ATGCCGACGACGACCGTAGGGCGCCCGCTCGCCGCCGCACTCACCGCCGGCACGGCGATCGGCGCGGGGGCCGCGGCCTACGCCACCTGGGTGGAACCGCGGTGGTTCGCGCTCCGGGAGGCGACCGTGCCCTGCCTCCCGCCCGGCACACCGGAGCTGCGTGTGCTGCACCTGTCCGACCTGCACCTCGTGCCGCGCCAGCACCGCAAGCGGGACTGGGTGCGGGGCCTGGCCGCCCTGGAGCCCGACCTGGTCGTCCACACCGGCGACCACCTGGCCGCGATGGACGCGGTGCCGGCGGCGCTGGACACCTACGGCGCGCTCCTCGACCGCCCGGGAGCCTTCGTCCTGGGGTCGAACGACTACTACCCCCCGACCGCGAAGAACCCCCTGCGGTACGTCAACGACAGCCACAAGAAGGGCGCGGACCTGACCCCCCGGCGGCTCCCGACCCAGGAGCTCGTCGACGGGCTGACCGGGCGCGGCTGGGTCGACCTCACGCACCACCGGCTGCGGCTGGACGTCGCGGGCGTCCGACTCGAGCTGGTCGGCACCGACGACGCGCACCTGGGGCTGGACGACTACCCCCGCGTGTCCGCCCCCGCCGACCCCGCCGCGGACCTGACGGTCGGCGTCACGCACGCGCCCTACCAGCGGGTGCTCGACCCGATGGCCGCGGACGGTGCGCGGCTGCTCATCGCCGGGCACACCCACGGCGGCCAGCTGCGGGTGCCGGGGTACGGCGCCCTCGTCACCAACTGCGACCTCGACACCGCCCGGGCACGCGGCCTGTCGCGGTGGTGGCCGGGGGCGGGGTCGACCCCCTCGTCGGCGGCCCCCGCGGACGCCGCCTGGTTGCACGTCTCCGCCGGCCTCGGCGGCAACCCCTACACGCCGTTCCGCTTCTGCTGCCGGCCCGAGGCGACGCTGCTCACGCTGACCGCCGACCCCCGTCGACGGATTTAG
- a CDS encoding DUF4177 domain-containing protein has translation MTVQQWEYATVPLMIHATKQILDQWGEDGWELVQVVPGPGDGTNLVAYLKRPKNA, from the coding sequence ATGACTGTGCAGCAGTGGGAGTACGCGACCGTCCCCCTCATGATCCACGCGACCAAGCAGATCCTCGACCAGTGGGGCGAGGACGGCTGGGAGTTGGTGCAGGTGGTGCCCGGACCGGGCGACGGCACCAACCTCGTGGCGTACCTCAAGCGCCCCAAGAACGCCTGA
- a CDS encoding NUDIX hydrolase: MAGEDAAGPGAAAYRDFAVPEAVAEHSRAWLRRPTAERSAATPRASATVMLLRDEPGVEVFVLRRVAGMAFAGGMIAFPGGGVDPRDGEVGLPWAGPDAGSWARRLGTGEEAARQLVTAAAREVFEECGVLLAGLSSDTVVTDLRDEVWRRERAGLLDRTHSLAQVLERHRLVLRTDLLSLRGHWVTPECEPRRYDTRFFAARMPLGQAADDESSEAAVAGWRTPAEILQGQRAGRDVLLPPTQVMLEELADIRDLDAWLGQRPRVPAVTPVPVEHDGRVWMRVPQHGDAP; encoded by the coding sequence GTGGCGGGGGAGGATGCCGCCGGCCCCGGCGCCGCCGCGTACCGCGACTTCGCCGTCCCCGAGGCCGTCGCGGAGCACTCCCGCGCCTGGCTGCGCCGGCCGACCGCCGAGCGGTCGGCGGCGACGCCCCGTGCCTCGGCCACGGTGATGCTCCTCCGGGACGAGCCGGGCGTGGAGGTCTTCGTCCTCCGTCGCGTCGCCGGCATGGCCTTCGCCGGCGGCATGATCGCCTTCCCCGGCGGCGGCGTCGACCCCCGGGACGGCGAGGTGGGCCTGCCCTGGGCCGGACCCGACGCGGGCTCCTGGGCGCGGCGCCTGGGCACGGGGGAGGAGGCGGCGCGGCAGCTGGTCACCGCCGCGGCACGGGAGGTCTTCGAGGAGTGCGGGGTGCTCCTGGCCGGACTGTCCTCCGACACGGTGGTCACGGACCTGCGCGACGAGGTCTGGCGTCGGGAGCGGGCCGGGCTGCTGGACCGTACGCACAGCCTCGCCCAGGTGCTGGAGCGGCACCGGCTGGTGCTGCGGACGGACCTGCTGAGCCTGCGGGGGCACTGGGTCACGCCGGAGTGCGAGCCGCGGCGCTACGACACGAGGTTCTTCGCCGCCCGTATGCCGCTCGGCCAGGCGGCCGACGACGAGAGCAGCGAGGCCGCGGTGGCCGGCTGGCGAACGCCTGCCGAGATCCTGCAGGGGCAGCGGGCCGGCCGCGACGTGCTGCTTCCCCCCACCCAGGTGATGCTCGAGGAGCTCGCGGACATCCGGGACCTCGACGCCTGGCTGGGGCAGCGGCCCCGGGTGCCGGCCGTCACGCCGGTCCCGGTCGAGCACGACGGACGGGTGTGGATGCGGGTGCCGCAGCACGGGGACGCGCCGTGA
- a CDS encoding TadA family conjugal transfer-associated ATPase produces the protein MTTTTRPPEPDLMAALGPIGPLLEDPHVTDVLVNGEAGVWVDRGRGTERVAPRFTDERSVRRLAVRLAALAGQRLDESSPWVDGLLPGGLRLHALLPPLVGGGAHLSLRVPRTEVPTLEDLAGWGALDTTAAQVLDAVVRSEVSFLVSGGTGTGKTTLLGALLSRCAPTQRIVVVEDVRELRIAHPHVVHLQGRSANIEGRGEVTMTTLVRQSLRMRPDRVVVGEVRGAEVRELLTALNTGHEGGCGTVHANTARDVVARFTALGALADMSADAVRAQLVSAIEVVLHLDRDAAGRRRLREVAVLRPHGEGLECVTALGGGPGAWRPGPARAQLARRLNLPPEALS, from the coding sequence ATGACCACGACGACGCGTCCGCCGGAGCCGGACCTCATGGCCGCCCTGGGGCCGATCGGCCCGCTCCTGGAGGACCCGCACGTCACCGATGTGCTGGTCAACGGTGAGGCAGGCGTCTGGGTCGACCGTGGCCGGGGGACCGAGCGCGTCGCGCCGCGCTTCACGGACGAGCGCAGCGTGCGACGGCTCGCCGTCCGGCTGGCGGCCCTGGCCGGGCAGCGGCTGGACGAGTCCAGCCCGTGGGTGGACGGGCTGCTGCCAGGTGGGCTGCGACTGCACGCGCTGCTGCCGCCCCTGGTGGGCGGTGGGGCCCACCTGAGCCTCCGGGTGCCGCGCACCGAGGTGCCGACCCTGGAAGACCTGGCCGGGTGGGGCGCGCTGGACACGACAGCGGCCCAGGTCCTGGACGCGGTGGTGCGCTCCGAGGTGTCCTTCCTCGTCAGCGGTGGCACCGGCACGGGCAAGACCACCTTGCTCGGCGCCCTGCTGTCCCGCTGTGCGCCGACCCAGCGCATCGTCGTGGTCGAGGACGTCCGGGAGCTGCGGATCGCCCATCCCCACGTCGTCCACCTCCAGGGCCGGTCGGCCAACATCGAGGGCCGCGGCGAGGTGACGATGACGACGCTGGTCCGCCAGTCGTTGCGCATGCGGCCCGACCGGGTCGTCGTGGGGGAGGTCCGGGGCGCAGAGGTGCGCGAGCTGCTGACCGCGCTCAACACGGGGCACGAGGGTGGGTGCGGCACCGTGCACGCCAACACCGCTCGCGACGTCGTGGCCCGCTTCACCGCGCTCGGTGCGCTCGCCGACATGTCCGCCGACGCCGTCCGGGCGCAGCTCGTCAGTGCCATCGAGGTCGTCCTGCACCTGGACCGGGATGCGGCCGGACGCCGTCGGCTCCGGGAGGTGGCGGTGCTGCGGCCCCACGGCGAGGGCCTGGAGTGCGTCACCGCTCTGGGCGGGGGGCCCGGCGCGTGGCGTCCCGGGCCTGCGCGAGCGCAGCTGGCCAGGCGTCTCAACCTGCCTCCGGAGGCGCTGTCGTGA
- a CDS encoding phage holin family protein yields the protein MSTPAKADTTAPAAPADKRSLGQLVSDVSLDVSQIMRGEIELAKAEIKQDVTHAGKGAGMFVGAALFGLYGLGLLFLGLAGVLAIWLSWWAGLLIVAAVLFVVAGILALIGKGQVTQVNGKPERTIREGKETVDTVKAAAKGEQRAPALESARP from the coding sequence ATGTCAACTCCCGCCAAAGCCGACACCACCGCGCCGGCCGCACCCGCCGACAAGCGTTCACTCGGGCAGCTCGTGTCCGACGTGTCCCTGGATGTCTCGCAGATCATGCGGGGCGAGATCGAGCTCGCCAAGGCCGAGATCAAGCAGGACGTCACCCACGCGGGCAAGGGTGCAGGCATGTTCGTCGGGGCCGCGCTGTTCGGCCTCTACGGCCTGGGCCTGCTCTTCCTGGGTCTCGCCGGCGTCCTCGCCATCTGGTTGAGCTGGTGGGCCGGGCTGCTCATCGTGGCCGCGGTGCTCTTCGTCGTCGCGGGCATCCTCGCCCTCATCGGCAAGGGCCAGGTCACCCAGGTCAACGGGAAGCCGGAGCGGACGATCCGTGAGGGCAAGGAGACGGTGGACACCGTCAAGGCCGCGGCCAAGGGTGAGCAGCGCGCGCCGGCCCTGGAGAGCGCACGCCCCTGA
- a CDS encoding MBL fold metallo-hydrolase yields MRSAGAADPAWQGGAWGERAHAVLCPNPSPMTLEGTNTWVLLEPGSGEAVVVDPGPLDEAHLAAVLDHVARRDARVALTLLTHGHADHAESADRWARLTAAPVRRCGPGHDDLQAGQRVDVGGLEVLVVPTPGHTADSLSFLLPAEQVLLTGDTVLGRGTTVVAYPDGDLTSYLESLERLRALTRSGAASSIAPGHGPVVPDATGVVEHYWRHRHARLEQVRQAVAQLHPTDDPGRGDLADRVVEQVYADTPRAVWPAARLSVLAQLDYLGALTD; encoded by the coding sequence GTGAGGTCGGCGGGAGCCGCCGACCCGGCCTGGCAGGGAGGCGCCTGGGGGGAGCGGGCCCATGCGGTGCTGTGCCCGAACCCCTCGCCCATGACCCTGGAGGGCACGAACACCTGGGTGCTCCTGGAGCCCGGCAGCGGCGAGGCGGTCGTGGTCGACCCGGGCCCGCTGGACGAGGCCCACCTCGCGGCGGTGCTCGACCACGTCGCGCGGCGCGACGCCCGGGTGGCGCTGACCCTGCTGACGCACGGGCACGCCGACCACGCCGAGTCCGCCGACCGGTGGGCGCGGCTCACGGCGGCTCCCGTGCGGCGGTGCGGGCCCGGGCACGACGACCTGCAGGCGGGTCAGCGGGTGGACGTCGGCGGGCTCGAGGTGCTGGTCGTGCCCACCCCCGGGCACACCGCCGACTCGCTGTCCTTCCTGCTGCCCGCCGAGCAGGTGCTGCTCACGGGGGACACCGTCCTGGGGCGGGGCACCACGGTGGTCGCCTACCCCGACGGCGACCTCACGTCATACCTGGAGTCGCTGGAGCGGCTGCGCGCGCTGACGCGGAGCGGGGCGGCGAGCAGCATCGCGCCCGGGCACGGACCGGTCGTGCCGGACGCCACCGGGGTGGTGGAGCACTACTGGCGGCACCGGCACGCGCGTCTGGAGCAGGTCAGGCAGGCGGTCGCCCAGCTGCACCCCACCGACGACCCGGGCCGGGGGGACCTGGCCGACCGGGTCGTGGAGCAGGTGTATGCCGACACGCCCCGGGCCGTGTGGCCGGCGGCGCGGCTCTCGGTCCTGGCCCAGCTGGACTACCTCGGAGCGCTGACGGACTGA
- a CDS encoding transglycosylase domain-containing protein: MRSALTVARVTSLLGVFLAVSILMGIIGAGLLAPVVGATGLAARESVSMFEELPGDLEQNPLAQQSRILAADGTILATPATQNRIIVDSDEINQNMKDAQVAIEDERFFQHGGADVEALARAVVQNTTTDSTQGGSTLTQQYIKLALQQQAIKENDAEAYAQTQARSGMEGYVRKLRELKYAITLEERLSKDEILVGYLNLAFYGDNVYGVEAAARHYFNVNAKDLTVAQSALLAGVVRSPSNTNPVANPELAQARRDVVLGNMREQGMITQEELEEARSQQVEDMLEIRDSQRSCLRSANPYFCDYVEAWLLEQPALGKTRDERLENLTTNGLTVQTTLDLELSGEMKDILRDATPRGNEYFLGSAASVVEPGTGKILAFNQSSQYDLEGTNDKVRETSVNWNVDNAYGGPGGMAIGSIAKAYTLVEALEKGVPVEADIRVREPEDSTFGNVWLEDPDDRPTSYPPSDEVFPAGIFFRDDFEQGCTIGEDHWAVRNANDENHVDEITLRKASALSVNTAFATLASQVGTCDIADTMTKMGLHAANGQDYGLDPGNAETTLAPSLVLGADTASPLTVAASYATFASGGIYCPPVPVTKVLDANGEELPLELPECERVIDEDVALGAVELLEGVLSIEGSGWQAILDDDRPAGGKTGTNNDSTNTWFAGFTPQLSTAVFVGNVPGGARYDGELVDITVGDRVIEGPLFGSSLAAPTWKRIMEVASEGMDVEEWDEPSEEILNGKRVTIPRVVGLEVGEAQERLEDAGLTGAVVRVASSRPEGTVVYTTPGVGSSVQTSDPVTLHVSNGIQQAAAPPPPPARSAPRQSQPQPPPPPQPQPSPQPEPEPEPTQEPSRNLSRSRRRTRSRRPPRRPARPTSRRGPTRRVRTTTDPRYADHADLPARRNRSGGRAPG, encoded by the coding sequence ATGCGCTCTGCTCTCACTGTCGCACGGGTGACCTCCCTGCTCGGGGTCTTTCTGGCCGTCTCCATCCTCATGGGCATCATCGGTGCCGGCCTGCTGGCCCCGGTCGTCGGGGCCACCGGACTCGCCGCGCGCGAGAGCGTGAGCATGTTCGAGGAGCTGCCCGGGGACCTGGAGCAGAACCCGCTCGCCCAGCAGTCCCGCATCCTCGCCGCGGACGGCACCATCCTCGCGACCCCGGCCACGCAGAACCGCATCATCGTCGACAGCGACGAGATCAACCAGAACATGAAGGACGCGCAGGTCGCCATCGAGGACGAGCGCTTCTTCCAGCACGGTGGGGCGGACGTGGAGGCCCTCGCCCGCGCGGTGGTCCAGAACACCACCACCGACAGCACGCAGGGCGGGTCGACCCTGACCCAGCAGTACATCAAGCTGGCGCTGCAGCAGCAGGCGATCAAGGAGAACGACGCCGAGGCCTACGCCCAGACCCAGGCACGGTCGGGCATGGAGGGCTACGTCCGCAAGCTGCGCGAGCTCAAGTACGCCATCACCCTCGAGGAACGGCTCAGCAAGGACGAGATCCTCGTCGGCTACCTCAACCTGGCGTTCTACGGCGACAACGTCTACGGCGTCGAGGCGGCCGCCCGGCACTACTTCAACGTCAACGCCAAGGACCTCACGGTCGCGCAGTCCGCCCTGCTGGCGGGGGTCGTCCGCTCGCCCAGCAACACCAACCCGGTGGCCAACCCCGAGCTGGCGCAGGCGCGGCGCGACGTGGTGCTGGGCAACATGCGCGAGCAGGGGATGATCACGCAGGAGGAGCTGGAGGAGGCCCGCTCGCAGCAGGTCGAGGACATGCTCGAGATCCGGGACAGCCAGCGCTCCTGCCTCCGCTCGGCCAACCCCTACTTCTGCGACTACGTCGAGGCCTGGTTGCTGGAGCAGCCCGCCCTGGGCAAGACCCGGGACGAGCGGCTGGAGAACCTCACCACCAACGGGCTCACCGTGCAGACCACCCTGGACCTCGAGCTCTCGGGCGAGATGAAGGACATCCTGCGGGACGCGACCCCGCGGGGCAACGAGTACTTTCTGGGCTCCGCCGCCAGCGTCGTGGAGCCCGGCACCGGCAAGATCCTCGCCTTCAACCAGTCCTCGCAGTACGACCTCGAGGGCACCAACGACAAGGTCCGGGAGACCTCGGTCAACTGGAACGTCGACAACGCCTACGGTGGCCCCGGGGGTATGGCGATCGGCTCGATCGCGAAGGCGTACACCCTGGTCGAGGCGCTGGAGAAGGGCGTGCCCGTCGAGGCCGACATCCGGGTGCGCGAGCCGGAGGACAGCACCTTCGGCAACGTCTGGCTCGAGGACCCCGACGACCGGCCGACGTCGTACCCGCCGTCCGACGAGGTGTTCCCGGCCGGCATCTTCTTCCGGGACGACTTCGAGCAGGGCTGCACGATCGGCGAGGACCACTGGGCGGTCCGCAACGCCAACGACGAGAACCACGTCGACGAGATCACCCTGCGCAAGGCCTCGGCCCTGTCGGTCAACACCGCCTTCGCCACCCTGGCCTCGCAGGTCGGGACGTGCGACATCGCGGACACGATGACGAAGATGGGCCTGCACGCGGCCAACGGCCAGGACTACGGGCTGGACCCGGGCAACGCCGAGACCACGCTCGCCCCGTCCCTGGTGCTCGGCGCCGACACGGCCAGCCCCCTCACCGTGGCCGCGTCCTACGCGACCTTCGCCTCCGGCGGCATCTACTGCCCGCCGGTGCCGGTCACCAAGGTGCTCGACGCCAACGGCGAGGAGCTCCCGCTGGAGCTGCCCGAGTGCGAGCGGGTCATCGACGAGGACGTCGCGCTGGGAGCGGTGGAGCTGCTCGAGGGCGTCCTCAGCATCGAGGGCTCGGGCTGGCAGGCCATCCTCGACGACGACCGCCCGGCCGGAGGCAAGACCGGCACCAACAACGACTCGACCAACACGTGGTTCGCCGGCTTCACCCCGCAGCTGTCGACGGCCGTCTTCGTGGGCAACGTCCCCGGCGGCGCCCGCTACGACGGGGAGCTCGTGGACATCACCGTCGGCGACCGCGTCATCGAGGGTCCGCTCTTCGGCTCCTCGCTGGCTGCCCCCACCTGGAAGCGGATCATGGAGGTCGCCTCCGAGGGCATGGACGTCGAGGAGTGGGACGAGCCGTCCGAGGAGATCCTCAACGGCAAGCGGGTGACGATCCCCCGCGTCGTCGGGCTCGAGGTCGGTGAGGCACAGGAGCGCCTCGAGGACGCGGGCCTCACCGGTGCCGTGGTCCGCGTGGCCTCCAGCCGTCCCGAGGGCACGGTCGTCTACACCACGCCCGGCGTCGGCTCCTCGGTGCAGACGTCCGACCCGGTCACGCTGCACGTGTCCAACGGGATCCAGCAGGCGGCCGCCCCGCCGCCGCCGCCCGCGCGGTCGGCACCCCGCCAGAGCCAGCCGCAGCCGCCTCCCCCGCCGCAGCCCCAGCCGTCGCCGCAGCCGGAGCCCGAGCCGGAGCCGACGCAGGAGCCGAGCCGGAACCTGAGCCGGAGCCGACGCAGGACCCGGAGCCGGCGCCCGCCCCGACGCCCGGCCCGCCCGACGAGCCGCCGGGGACCGACCCGCCGGGTCAGGACGACGACTGACCCGCGGTACGCGGATCACGCCGACCTCCCGGCCCGGCGAAACCGCTCCGGCGGTCGTGCCCCGGGGTGA
- a CDS encoding RidA family protein, translating to MADSGAGVVEGRLAELGHRVPEVAAPVAAYVPAVRHGDLVFSSGQVPFVDGRLERTGKVGEGEGLVSPEDATRLAGVCALNAIAAVRSVIGDLDRVVRVVKVVGFVASDPSFTGQPGVVNGASELLGHAFGEAGVHARSAVGVAVLPLDVPVEVEITVAVRD from the coding sequence ATGGCCGACTCCGGAGCGGGTGTCGTGGAGGGCCGGCTGGCCGAGCTCGGCCACCGGGTGCCCGAGGTCGCGGCGCCTGTCGCCGCCTACGTCCCGGCGGTCAGGCACGGTGACCTCGTCTTCAGCTCGGGGCAGGTGCCGTTCGTCGACGGGCGTCTGGAGCGCACGGGCAAGGTCGGCGAGGGGGAGGGGCTGGTGAGCCCTGAGGACGCCACGCGTCTCGCCGGGGTGTGCGCCCTTAACGCCATCGCCGCCGTTCGGTCGGTCATCGGTGACCTCGACCGCGTCGTCCGGGTGGTGAAGGTCGTCGGCTTCGTGGCCAGCGACCCCTCCTTCACGGGGCAGCCGGGCGTGGTGAACGGGGCGTCCGAGCTGCTCGGCCACGCGTTCGGCGAGGCCGGGGTGCACGCTCGCTCCGCCGTCGGCGTCGCCGTGCTGCCGCTCGACGTGCCCGTCGAGGTCGAGATCACCGTCGCCGTCCGGGACTGA
- a CDS encoding Crp/Fnr family transcriptional regulator, whose product MDRHVVMKAPLFAALDGATADQLMDSMSPHRLARGDVVFHEGDPGDSLHVITKGKVKLARASADGRESLLAVLGPGEMFGELSLFDPGPRLTTAYVVSDTEFISLGNDALRAFLGHHPEVAMQMLAGLAHRLRKTNEGLSDLVFTDVPGRVAKALLDLSDRFGRRSDAGIVVSHDLTQEELAQLVGASRETVNKALADFAQRGWVTLGAKAVTLMDLERLRRRAR is encoded by the coding sequence GTGGACCGGCACGTCGTCATGAAAGCACCGTTGTTCGCCGCGCTCGACGGCGCGACGGCCGACCAGCTCATGGACTCGATGAGCCCGCACCGGTTGGCCCGGGGGGACGTGGTCTTCCACGAGGGGGATCCGGGGGACTCGCTGCACGTCATCACCAAGGGCAAGGTCAAGCTCGCCCGCGCCTCCGCCGACGGTCGGGAGAGCCTGCTCGCCGTCCTCGGACCGGGCGAGATGTTCGGCGAGCTGAGCCTCTTCGACCCGGGCCCGCGCCTGACGACCGCCTACGTCGTGTCCGACACCGAGTTCATCTCGCTCGGCAACGACGCCCTGCGCGCCTTCCTCGGCCACCACCCCGAGGTCGCCATGCAGATGCTCGCGGGGCTGGCCCACCGGCTGCGCAAGACCAACGAGGGCCTGTCCGACCTCGTCTTCACCGACGTCCCCGGCCGCGTCGCCAAGGCGCTGCTGGACCTGTCCGACCGCTTCGGCCGGCGCTCGGACGCCGGGATCGTCGTCTCGCACGACCTCACGCAGGAGGAGCTGGCCCAGCTCGTGGGCGCCAGCCGGGAGACGGTCAACAAGGCTCTCGCCGACTTCGCGCAACGGGGCTGGGTCACCCTGGGGGCCAAGGCCGTCACGCTCATGGACCTGGAACGGCTGCGCCGTCGCGCCCGCTGA